In Humulus lupulus chromosome 6, drHumLupu1.1, whole genome shotgun sequence, a single genomic region encodes these proteins:
- the LOC133782783 gene encoding putative receptor-like protein kinase At3g47110, with amino-acid sequence MVLTTHFKANMGFHSCNILLHFSFLTILICLNSIFPGVKPATLTISTDKEALISVKSTLSFDHTTPNPLSTWDQTSSSPCNWTGVVCNKLGQSVVGLDLSGLGLSGSISPHIGNLSFLNSLQLQNNRFIGTIPSEITKLFRLRLLNVSFNLINGVLPSNLKNLKELKVIDFTENKVSGTLPELSLLTKLEVLKLRQNHFHGGIPQSFGNLSSLTVLNLGTNSLSGDIPNNLGRLHNLKELDITINNLTGTIPPSIYNLTSLVNLAVAANHLWGEIPYDVGVKLPNLLVFNYCFNKFTGRIPGSLHNLTRIQVIRMAHNLLEGPVPPGLGNLPFLEMYNIGFNKILSSGDGTGDGLSFLNFLVNSTRLKFLAIDGNGLEGVIPEAIGNLSKDLSKLYMGGNRIHGEIPNSIGQLKSLTLLNLSSNLITDEIPTQIGELKELQELCLADNKLSGAIPRSLGELKKLNSIDLSGNSLHGYVPSSFENFQSLLSMDLSNNKLNGSIPKECLNLPSLSTVLNLSRNLLSGPLPQEVEKLENVVAIDLSHNLLSGEIPNSIKSCKSLENLLMSNNRFVGPVPKGLAEVKGLEMLDLSSNQLSGSIPIDLQNLRGLKLLNLSFNDLEGVVPKDGVFKNLSSVHLEGNKNICLKFPCLNSRSDSTRKRIIKFIIIGVVTALIFIGFCLVLCLLLHIRKSKSAKIRGDKAFGEVDHKVQHQMVSYEEIRRSTGNFSDDNLLGKGSFGSVYKGYVNLRDGLVITSVKVLDILRTGSSKSFVAECEALRNVRHRNLVRLVTSCSSIDYKNKDFLALVYEYMCNGSLDDWIKGKRRKENGDLLSLIERLNVAIDVASGLDYMHHDCEVPVVHCDIKPSNILLDEDFTAKMGDFGLARLLMMENRETVQTSISSTLKGSIGYIPPEYGLGQKPSTAGDAYSFGVMLLELFTGMSPTHESFTGELNLIKWVESAFPENLMHVIDSELLQFSENSKNEDESIISPEKQCDCMTRVIEIGLSCARDSPDERMSMRLALNSLKTSKHNLLKQSNMEG; translated from the exons ATGGTACTAACTACTCATTTCAAAGCAAACATGGGTTTCCATTCTTGCAATATTCTACTCCACTTTTCATTCTTAACTATTCTCATATGTCTCAACTCCATATTTCCCGGCGTTAAGCCAGCCACCTTAACCATCTCCACAGACAAAGAAGCTTTGATCTCTGTCAAGTCAACTCTAAGTTTTGACCATACTACCCCAAACCCTCTCTCTACTTGGGACCAAACCTCATCATCCCCATGCAACTGGACCGGTGTTGTTTGCAATAAACTGGGCCAGAGCGTAGTGGGCCTTGATCTTTCTGGGCTGGGGCTTTCTGGGTCCATAAGCCCACATATTGGTAACCTCTCTTTCCTCAATTCTCTTCAACTCCAAAACAACCGATTCATAGGAACCATTCCCAGCGAAATAACCAAACTTTTTCGCCTGAGGCTTCTCAACGTGAGCTTCAATCTCATCAATGGCGTCCTACCCTCGAACCTAAAAAACTTGAAGGAGCTAAAAGTTATTGATTTTACTGAGAACAAGGTCTCAGGAACACTCCCTGAGCTTAGCCTCTTGACAAAGCTTGAAGTTTTGAAGCTCAGACAGAATCATTTCCATGGCGGAATCCCTCAGTCCTTTGGCAATCTTTCATCCCTCACTGTCTTGAACTTAGGCACCAATAGCCTTAGCGGAGACATACCCAATAACTTGGGTCGTCTTCATAACCTCAAGGAACTCGATATCACCATTAACAATCTCACTGGCACAATCCCTCCATCGATATATAATCTCACTTCATTAGTAAATTTGGCTGTAGCTGCAAACCATCTCTGGGGCGAGATACCGTACGATGTTGGGGTTAAGCTTCCGAACCTCTTGGTTTTCAACTACTGCTTCAATAAATTCACAGGAAGGATTCCAGGGTCTCTACATAACCTCACCAGGATTCAAGTCATTCGAATGGCTCACAACCTTCTCGAAGGTCCAGTCCCACCAGGTTTGGGAAACTTGCCATTTCTTGAGATGTATAACATTGGGTTCAATAAGATTCTCAGCTCCGGTGACGGCACCGGTGATGGTCTGAGCTTCCTTAATTTTTTGGTGAACAGTACTCGGCTAAAGTTTTTAGCTATTGATGGGAATGGTTTGGAGGGTGTTATACCAGAAGCCATTGGGAACCTTTCTAAGGATTTGTCAAAACTTTATATGGGAGGCAACCGTATTCATGGCGAGATTCCCAATTCAATTGGTCAACTTAAAAGTTTGACTTTGTTAAACTTGAGTTCCAACTTGATCACTGATGAGATTCCAACTCAAATAGGTGAGTTAAAGGAGCTTCAAGAATTGTGTTTGGCTGATAATAAGCTTTCTGGGGCTATTCCTAGGTCTTTAGGAGAGTTGAAAAAGCTAAATAGCATTGATTTGTCTGGAAATTCTTTACATGGCTATGTCCCAAGTAGTTTTGAGAATTTTCAGAGTTTGCTTTCAATGGACTTATCAAACAATAAGCTCAATGGAAGCATTCCAAAAGAGTGTCTTAATCTCCCTAGCTTGAGTACTGTTTTGAATCTCTCTAGAAACCTTTTAAGTGGACCTTTGCCtcaagaagttgaaaaactagaAAATGTTGTTGCAATTGACCTTTCTCACAACCTTTTGTCTGGTGAAATTCCCAACTCAATCAAGAGTTGTAAAAGCTTGGAAAATCTTTTGATGAGCAATAATAGATTTGTAGGTCCAGTTCCAAAAGGTTTAGCCGAAGTCAAGGGTCTTGAAATGCTTGACTTATCATCAAACCAACTTTCTGGCTCCATTCCGATTGATCTCCAAAACCTACGAGGCCTCAAGTTGTTAAACCTATCATTTAATGACTTGGAGGGAGTAGTTCCCAAAGATGGAGTGTTCAAAAACCTCTCTAGCGTCCATTTAGAAGGGAACAAGAACATTTGCCTTAAATTTCCATGCCTAAATTCAAGATCAGATTCCACTAGAAAAAGAATAATAAAGTTCATTATTATTGGTGTTGTCACAGCCTTAATATTCATAGGATTCTGTTTAGTGCTTTGTTTATTGCTCCATATCAGAAAAAGCAAATCAGCCAAAATTAGAGGTGACAAAGCTTTTGGTGAAGTAGATCACAAAGTTCAACATCAGATGGTCTCCTATGAAGAAATACGTCGATCAACAGGGAATTTTAGTGATGACAATCTTCTGGGAAAAGGAAGCTTTGGCTCAGTTTACAAAGGGTATGTTAATCTAAGAGATGGGTTGGTTATCACTTCAGTAAAAGTCCTTGACATTCTACGAACTGGATCTTCAAAGAGTTTTGTTGCTGAGTGTGAGGCTTTGAGGAACGTGAGGCATCGGAACCTTGTTAGATTGGTCACATCTTGCTCCAGCATAGACTACAAGAACAAGGATTTTCTTGCCTTGGTTTACGAGTACATGTGTAATGGGAGTTTGGATGATTGGATTAAGggaaagagaaggaaagaaaatggtgacttgTTGAGCCTTATTGAGAGACTGAATGTGGCCATTGATGTTGCTTCTGGCTTGGATTATATGCATCACGATTGTGAAGTTCCAGTGGTACATTGTGATATAAAGCCTAGCAACATTCTCTTGGATGAGGATTTTACTGCCAAAATGGGAGATTTTGGTCTGGCCAGGTTACTGATGATGGAGAACAGAGAAACAGTTCAGACTTCTATCAGCTCCACTTTGAAGGGTTCGATTGGATACATACCTCCTG AGTATGGTCTAGGGCAGAAGCCCTCCACAGCTGGAGATGCATACAGCTTTGGAGTGATGTTGTTGGAGCTCTTCACAGGGATGAGTCCCACTCATGAAAGTTTCACAGGAGAGCTCAACCTGATCAAATGGGTGGAGTCAGCTTTCCCAGAAAATTTGATGCATGTAATAGACTCCGAGTTATTACAATTTTCTGAGAATTCTAAAAATGAAGATGAATCTATAATAAGTCCAGAAAAGCAATGCGATTGCATGACCAGAGTAATAGAGATAGGGCTCTCTTGTGCTAGAGATTCCCCTGATGAACGCATGAGTATGAGACTTGCTCTTAATAGTCTGAAAACTTCCAAACATAACCTTCTTAAACAGTCAAATATGGAAGGTTGA